A single Trypanosoma brucei gambiense DAL972 chromosome 9, complete sequence DNA region contains:
- a CDS encoding zinc finger protein, predicted, producing the protein MALLEHVSVMDMAKIYSEMATDHHAEKIWGELRAALQERRERSERRKAELLRQQREREEEEELRRQQEAEEERRQQEEEERRQREEEEERERRREERRKRREEELAAEEAAALAEQEAAEEAAALAREEERRQKEERRRLRREARERERQLRAEEEALAAEEARRKEERKSQKAAWEEYVASHPLEFCEVKQTIEQKKVQHTAKGPSQVNKDLFNRIYAPKCPECGTKFSLPPSLWECTVCFRQKQRRVKVWQPDDSTTTCMVCRGSIGRFSRHHCRNCGRLVCAKCSGALATIPSVGFTEAVKVCDDCARQGKGEGAPQK; encoded by the coding sequence ATGGCCCTTCTCGAGCATGTCTCAGTAATGGACATGGCAAAAATATACAGCGAAATGGCCACTGACCATCATGCGGAGAAAATTTGGGGTGAACTTCGTGCTGCCCTTCAGGAACGCAGGGAACGATCGGAGCGACGTAAAGCCGAGTTGTTACGTCAGCAACGGGaacgtgaggaggaggaggaactccgtCGGCAGCAGGAGGCAGAAGAGGAGAGGCGACaacaggaagaagaggaaaggcggcaacgggaagaggaagaggaacggGAGCGGCGCCGAGAGGAACGCCGCAAGAGACGAGAGGAAGAGTTAGCAGCTGAAGAAGCCGCAGCGCTAGCAGAGCAGGAAGCTGCAGAGGAGGCGGCAGCACTCGctagggaagaggaaaggagacaaaaggaagagaggcgCCGACTCCGTCGTGAGGCACGGGAGCGGGAACGACAACTTCGggcagaggaggaggcaTTGGCTGCAGAAGAAGCAAGGCGCAAAGAGGAACGAAAATCGCAGAAGGCAGCTTGGGAAGAATATGTTGCCTCCCATCCGTTGGAGTTTTGTGAGGTGAAACAAACTATAGAACAAAAGAAGGTTCAACACACTGCGAAGGGCCCTTCACAGGTGAACAAAGACTTGTTTAACCGCATATATGCTCCCAAATGCCCTGAATGTGGTACAAAGTTTAGTTTGCCACCGTCCTTGTGGGAATGCACGGTTTGTTTCCGTCAGAAGCAGCGACGCGTAAAAGTTTGGCAGCCGGATGACTCTACCACCACTTGTATGGTTTGCCGTGGGTCGATTGGGCGCTTCTCTCGGCATCACTGCCGTAACTGTGGTCGgctggtgtgtgccaaatgCAGTGGAGCTCTGGCAACCATCCCATCCGTTGGATTTACAGAGGCTGTTAAGGTGTGCGATGATTGCGCTCgacaagggaaaggagagggtGCCCCTCAGAAATAA
- a CDS encoding 3-demethylubiquinone-9 3-methyltransferase,putative: MSSAMARGVSAAEISKFSRLQKYWWCPQGPLRTLHQFNPVRVEFINKACRCAFTPSDLAATAGIRPGMSVLDVGCGGGILSESIARLGGDVLGIDMCKESIAVAEERRQRVLRDITPQASLAYRCVPLHEVVEGEGRQFELVVASEVIEHVSDAAAFLHDICAATKPGGVLVISTMDKSLFTALSFIVVAEHITGVVEPGTHDWAKFIPPADLSRCALNHGVSQIEMRHIVACPDVLKTFASRQLHLSFRLSSRLYTGHYIWAGVKRSTAASAASNIGSNMKSEKDAK, encoded by the coding sequence ATGTCCTCAGCAATGGCTCGCGGCGTATCAGCTGCTGAAATTTCTAAGTTCAGTCGCTTGCAGAAATATTGGTGGTGCCCGCAAGGTCCCTTACGTACGTTACATCAATTCAATCCTGTACGTGTTGAGTTCATAAATAAGGCATGCCGGTGCGCATTTACTCCATCCGACTTGGCTGCTACAGCAGGAATAAGACCAGGAATGAGTGTATTGGATGTTGGTTGTGGTGGAGGTATTCTTTCTGAGAGCATTGCACGATTAGGTGGTGATGTATTGGGCATTGACATGTGTAAGGAAAGTATTGCCGTAGCAGAGGAGCGGCGTCAGCGAGTTCTCCGTGATATTACTCCACAAGCATCGCTTGCATATCGTTGTGTGCCACTTCACGAGGTGGTGGAGGGAGAAGGACGGCAATTTGAACTTGTAGTGGCTTCGGAGGTGATTGAACACGTGAGCGATGCGGCGGCATTTTTGCACGATATTTGCGCAGCAACAAAACCCGGTGGCGTGCTTGTAATTTCCACCATGGATAAGTCACTTTTTACCGCATTGAGCTTTATTGTCGTGGCGGAACATATCACTGGCGTAGTGGAACCCGGAACGCACGACTGGGCCAAGTTTATTCCACCCGCTGATCTGTCAAGATGTGCGCTTAACCATGGTGTTTCACAAATAGAGATGCGGCATATTGTAGCGTGTCCAGACGTTCTTAAGACTTTTGCCTCACGTCAATTACATTTAAGCTTCCGTCTTTCCAGTAGGTTATACACCGGTCATTATATTTGGGCGGGGGTGAAGAGGAGTACTGCGGCATCGGCAGCGAGTAACATTGGTAGTAAtatgaaaagtgaaaaagatgCCAAATAA